TAATGAGACTTTATCCCCCACTCCTCCTGTGGAATGTTTATCGACTTTAATGCCTGAAACGCTCGACAGATCTAAAACTTCACCGCTGTGAAGCATAATTTCAGTTAATGTCGAAGTTTCCGAAGACGTCATACCGGTAAAATATACACTCATCAGAAAAGCTGACATCTGATAGTCTGTAATTGATCCTTCTAAAAATCCCTGAACGATAAATTTTATTTCGTTGGAATCAAGCTCAATTCCGTTACGCTTTTTAATAATAATTTCAACTGGATTCATGTCTTTTCAATTCTAATTTTGATTTTAAAATACTGATTATCTTCCAAATTTGTATGATTCTGCTAATGAGCTTTAGTCGATAAGATACGGTAGCTGCATCTGTTGATTTTGTTTACAATTTCAAAAAACTTTGATTTGCTACTATTTTTATATATTTTAGTTCAGGACTTAAGACTCATTCATGGTTAATTAAGTGCTAATCTTTTTCTGAGATTTTATGAATGGGGCTTAAGTAGTTTTTTATTATAGGTTCTATTTTTTATGTCAAAAAAATTGTTTGTTGGAAGTCTTCCATTTGCAGTTTCTAATGAAGAACTCCAAAAATTGTTCGAAGCATACGGCGAAGTCACATCAGCCGTAGTGATCAAAGATAAACAAACCCGCCGTTCAAAAGGATACGGATTTGTTGAAATGGCGTCCGATGAAGCCGCAACCGCAGCCATGGAAGCCTTAAATAAATCAGAGCTCAAAGGGCGTAATATCGTTGTGAATGAAGCAAAATCTACCAACGATGGTAAGTCTATGAAAAAATAGTTACTTATTTTTGATCTAAAGGGATAATCCGCAACTGCAGAACGGATTATCCCGTTTTTCTTTTCCTCTTTCTGCAGCGATGAAAAAATTAATGGTTGTCGATTTTTCAACTTTTGATTTATTGGCAATTTATTAAATAAGAACACTCAAACTAGTTGATTTCTCCATCCATTTACCATTTCACACTATTTTTTTATTTTAACAACATTCAAAATGAATTTTTCATTAACATTCTAAATCACAATGACTTTTAATCTCAACAAATTGACAATAAAATCTCAAGAAGCTGTAGCTGCGGCACAAGAGATAGCCCAAAATTATACAAATCAACAAATCGAACCAATACATTTGCTTGCTGCTTTAATTCAATCATTAGACGGAGTTGTATTGCCGTTGATTCATAAATTAGGTGCAAATGTTAATAATCTTAAAATAAAAATTAACGAAGAAATTGAACGGCTTCCAAAAGTTGCCGGTTCGGGTGTCGGGAATCAATTTATCTCTCAAGATTTGGCTAAGTTATTTGATACTGCGCTTAAAGAGGCAAATTCTCTTAAAGATGAATTCGTAAGTACAGAACACATTTTAATTGCTCTTTCCTTAGACTCTGGCACAACCGGAAAATTATTGAGGACTCAAGGTATTACAAAAGAAAATATACTCAAGATTTTAAAAGATATCCGCGGAACACAATCTGTTCGTTCACAAAATCCCGAAGACACTTACCAAGCTTTGCAAAAATATGGTAGAAACCTGAATGAACTTGCAATGAAAAATAAACTTGACCCAGTAATCGGAAGAGAAGATGAAATCCGAAGAGTGCTTCAAGTCCTTTCGAGACGAACGAAAAACAATCCAGTGTTAATCGGCGAGCCTGGAGTAGGCAAAACAGCAATCGCAGAAGGATTGGCTCATCGAATAATACTTGGTGATGTCCCCGAAAATTTAAAAACAAAACAAATCGTTGCTCTCGATATGGGCTCGCTTGTAGCCGGAACACAATTCCGCGGACAGTTTGAAGACAGAATGAAAGCGGTCTTAAAAGAGGTTCAAGAATCAAATGGCGAAGTAATTTTATTTATCGATGAACTTCATACATTAGTCGGCGCCGGCGCCGCACAAGGATCAGTAGATGCAGCGAACATTTTAAAACCAGCACTTGCACGAGGAGACCTGCATTGCATCGGGGCAACGACTTTGGACGAATATCGAAAATATATTGAAAAAGATGCGGCACTTGAAAGAAGGTTTCAACCTGTTTTGGTCGATGAACCAAATATTGAAGATACAATTTCAATCCTTCGTGGATTGAAGGAACGCTATGAAGTGCATCATGGCGTACAAATAACTGATGCGACGATTGTTGCAGCGGCTCAGCTTTCGCATCGTTATATATCTGATAGATTTCTGCCGGACAAAGCAATTGACCTCGTCGATGAAGCGGCTTCAAAGCTTCGAATCGAGATCGATTCAATGCCCGAAGAACTCGATGATATTGAGCGAAGAATCAAACAACTGGAAATTGAAAAGGTCGCATTACAGCGCGAACTTGGCGATTCAAATCAAGCCACCGAAAACCCAACTGAGATGCGATTGATAGAACTTGAAAAGGAATTAGAGAATGAAAGAGAATCCCTCTCTTCGCTTCGTGTACATTGGCAGAACGAAAAAGATTTAATAAAATCAATTCGTCAGATGAAGAAAGAAATCGAAACTTTGAAACAAGATGCGGAAAGATTCGAACGCGAAGGTGAACTTGGAAAAGTGGCGGAGATACGTTACGGAAAATTGAATACACTTAAAAATGATCTCGCAAAAAAAATTGCCGAGCTTGAATCAGTTCAAAAGAATAAAAAGATGCTGAAAGAGCAAGTCGATGCCGAAGATGTTGCCGAAATAGTAGCAAAATGGACAGGCATTCCTGTCAGTAGAATGCTTGAAAGTGAAAGATCAAAACTCCTGAATCTTGAAGAACGCCTTCATCAAAGAGTGATCGGACAAGACGATGCAGTTTCTGCTGTATCGAATGCTATTAGACGTTCGCGTGCGGGCTTGCAGGATCAAAACCGTCCGATTGGATCATTTATTTTCATCGGAACAACCGGCGTTGGAAAAACAGAACTTGCGCGTGCATTAGCGGAATTTTTGTTCAACGATGATCATGCAATGGTTCGAATTGATATGTCCGAATATATGGAAAAGTTTTCCGTAAGCCGATTGATTGGAGCCCCTCCCGGTTACGTCGGATTTGAAGAAGGAGGACAATTAACCGAAGCTGTAAGACGAAAACCGTATTCTGTCGTTTTACTTGATGAGATTGAAAAAGCTCATCCTGAAGTTTCCAATGTGCTGCTTCAAGTTTTGGACGAAGGTAGATTAACCGATAATAAGGGCAGAACCGTTAACTTTAGAAATACAATAATTATCATGACCTCTAATATCGGTTCGCACTTAATCCAGGAAAGATTGAGTGAACTTAATGACGAGAACCGCGATTACATTCTTGGCGACCTTCGCATTGAATTGCAAAATCTGTTGCGTCAGTCAATTCGTCCCGAATTTCTAAATCGAATCGATGAAATAATTCTTTTCAAACCTCTTACACATAGTGAAATAAATCAAATTGTTGATCTGCAAATTCTTCAAGTGATCAAGATGCTAGAGGAGAAAGAAATTACAATCGAGTTAAGCAATGAAGCAAAAGATTGGCTTACAAAAGTCGGTTACGATGTCGTTTACGGAGCTAGGCCATTGAAGCGAGCGATACAAAAGTATTTAATTAATCCTCTTTCTGAAGAGATCCTTCGCGGAAGTATTAAGAACGGAGATAAAGTTGAAGTCGAATTAGGTGAGCAGGGTCGATTGAAGTTTATTTCAAAATAAAGAAATGGGACACTGATTTTCATGATGATAAATGATCGTCAGCATCCCAATTTGTTTTATGATTTAGCTGCTAAAATCTTTCAATCAAAGAGATTTTAGCTCTTTCAATTTGTTCCGAAAACTCTTTCCATTCTTTATTGAAAAAAGAAGTTATGGCATTCTCTGCCTCTGTCAGTTTTGATGAAAAATGTTTTAAACTAATTTCTGCCATTTCGGACGGTGCTTCCCATGATGAAACCGCATAGCGATAAACAGTCGAAAGCTGCGAGCCGAGTTTTTTCGGATCGCGCCTTATTCCTTGAATGTCACTGTCATAAAATAATTCAGTCATGTTTTTAAGAGTATCTTGAAGGGCTTTACTTCTTGATTTCAAATTTTTGTAATTGGCATCGTCTTTATCTTTAAGAATTTCATCAATGAGCTTAAGATTTTTTTGTGCATCACGAAGTTTGTCCATTAGCCCAGTCGCGCTATTAACTTTTTCTACAACCGAAGCGAACATTTTTTCTTTTACAAGAATATCTTCGTCAGTAATCATCAACCTAGGATCTAATTTAACATTTACAAAAGTTGAGTCTGAAAATTCACCTGCTGAAATTTTCACTAAATATTTTCCTGGAATGACTTGCGGTCCACTGGGTTCTCTATCGCCAGGTTTTGGCTTGGGCTGATTTGGAAATCTTATTCCCTTGCGTTCAAGATTCCAGTAAATTCTGTTCATTCCGTTTTTTGCAGGTTGCTTCAATGTACGAATCAGTTCATTTTTTACGTTTAAGATTTCGATTTTAACTTCACCGGAATCTTTTGAACGTGATTCGCTCTCCTCATTCAAATTTTCTACTGATTTAGCTTCTTCCTTCTTTTCTTTTTGTTCGATGTTGAGACTGAAGGTTAACATCGCACCATTTGGCAGATTTTCACCAGAATAAATTGCGTCGCCAGGATTGCGAATTCCCGGTGCGGAGTTATAGACGGCAAGATATGCATCCGGAATTTCATACATCTTCACTTTATTCTCGAGTACTTTCAAACCTTCTTTCGCCAAGACTCTCAACGGCTGAATGTTATCGAGAATATAAACCGATCTTCCAAACGTTCCAAGAACCAAATCACTCTCTCTCGGATGAATTATCATATCCATAGTAGATACCGTTGGAAAGCCGTTTTTCCATTTAGTCCAATTTTCACCTGCATCGATGCTGACATATAATCCAAATTCAGTCCCCAAAAACATTAACTTAGGTTCAACAAAATCCTGAGCGAATGAAAGTGCATATCCAAAAATATTTTTTCCGCTTACAAGATTTTTCCAAATCCTTCCAAAATCTTTTGTGTGAAAAACATATGGAGTCCAATCGTCTTTTCTGTGATTATCGAAAACAACAAATGCTTCTCCGGCGTTATTTGTTGAGGCTTGAATTTGTGCAATCCATATTTCTTCAGGAATGCCTTTGATATTCTTTACTACATTTGTCCAAGTCTTTCCGTCATCGGTTGTGAGTTGAACGTTTCCATCGTCTGTACCGACCCAAATCACTCCGCGTTTAACCGGGCTCGGCGCAACTGATATGATTGTTGTAAAATTCTCAGCGTTGGTTACGTCGTAAGTAAGTCCGCCGCTTTCAAGCTGTTTTTGTTTTTCTGGATCATTGTTCGTCAAATCAGAAGAAATGATTTCCCACGAGTCACCTCTGTTTGTACTTCTGTGAAGATATTGACTTCCATAATAAATTGTTGTTGCATCAAATGGATCGTGTGCAATTCCTGCATTCCAATTGAATCTTAAATCCTTACCCTCGGGATGAAACGGGCGAATAAGTTTCTGCTCTCCTGTTTCTGCATCATATCTATTCAACCATCCGCCTTGTGACATCGCATATCCGAAGCGCGAATTACTTCGATCGGGAACAACATCAAATCCATCTCCACCGCCTATTGCTTCCCAATATGTATTCCGAATTCCACCAGATCTCCAAACTCGGCTTGGACCCTTCCACGAGCCGTTATCCTGCAATCCGCCATAAACATTATAAGGGAATTCCATATCGACATTAATGTGATAAAATTGCCCAAGCGGAAGATTTTCTGCGAACTTCCACGATTTACCTTTATCAAATGAAATTGCAAGACCGCCATCGTTTCCATCTATGATAAAATTCGGATTTTCAAGGTGAATCCACCATGCATGATGATCGACATGAATTTTTGAAAGCGAGTTTAAATTTTTAAATGTTTTGCCGCCATCCTCGCTTATTCTAACATAAGTAGCTACATCGTAAATACGATTTTCATTTTTGGGATCGATAAAAATATCAGCATAATAAAATGGACGATTACCGACATCTTTATCATTAATTTTATTCCAAGTAAAACCACCGTCGTCGGATCGGTAGAGAGCATTTTTATTCGATTCAATCAAAGCGTAAATAACATTAGGACTGCTGTTTGAAATCGCAAGCCCTATTCTTCCTATCTCGCCTTTCGGCAAACCGTCGTCCGAAGTTTTTTTCTTCCAAGTTCTTCCACCGTCAACTGTGATGAATAATCCAGATCCTTCGCCTCCGGATTTGAAGAACCAGGGCCATCTGCGGAATTCCCACATTGCGGCAATTAGCTTGTTCGGATTAGATGGATCAATAACGAGATCAGCCGCTCCGGTTTTTTCATTTACAAAAAGAATTTTCTCCCAAGTTTTTCCACTGTCAGTTGTTTTATAAATTCCACGCTCTTTGCTTTCGCCCCAGGCAGAACCTTGTGCCGCAACATAAACAACATCTGAATTCTGAGGATGAATAATAATTCGATGGATATTGCGAGTGCCTTCCAGTCCGAGATGCGTCCACGTTTTGCCTGCATCGAGACTTTTATAAACGCCGTTGCCGCTTGTTTGACTGTTGCGGGGATTTCCTTCCCCGGTTCCGACCCAAATCACATCCGGAATGTTTTGATCAACTGCAACCGCTCCTATGGATGCAACAGGCTGCTCATCAAACAACGGCTCCCAATCAACTCCGCTTCCTTTCGATCGCCATAATCCCCCTGAAGCTGTTCCGACATAAATAATCGATGGGTCTTTCAGCACTACATCAATGCTTGTTATTCTGCCGCTCATTCCTGCCGGACCAATTGATCGTGCTTTTAGTCCGTGAAGTTTTTCCATATCCAGCGGCTGCGCAGAAATAAAATTCGTATGGCAAAAAGCAAACGTTAAAAGAAAAAATATTTTCGTAACTGATTTTGTTAGATGCTTCATCACAAGCTCGCTTACTAATTAGTGTTGCACTTTTTTTGAAATATATGGATGAGATAAATAAGATGAAAATTATTTATGAATCAGTTTACGAGATAAGTCTGTTTTTTACCGTTACTGACCAATCGGTAACGCAAAAAAGTCTGTGGTATCACAACTTAAATTTTTATATTTATAAAGAAATAATCACCAAATCAGAGGAAATGATGAGACGGATAATAAACCTTTCTTTACTAACTTTTTTGTTCGCTTTTAATTTTTCACTTCTTGCTCAAGAGGAATATTCCGATGAAACTAACAGCAGCGTAGCCGAACTCGGGCAATTCCACGAAGTTATGTACCCAATTTGGCATACTGCTTATCCCGAAAAGGATTTCGCCGCACTTAGAAATTATTCTGAGGATGTTAAAACGCTCGCAGAGAAAATTTATTCAGCAAAGCTTCCTGGCATTTTAAGAGACAAGAACACAAATTGGCAGCTTGGTGTTTCTGATTTTAAAAATTCAATTGACGCATACCTCAAAGCTTGCGAAGGAAACAACAATCAATTTCTTCTCGATGCTGTAGAAGAAATGCATACAAAATATGAAATCCTCGTTCGGACTATCAGACCTGTTGCGAAGGAAGTCGATGCATTTCATAAAGTATTGTATGTGATCTATCACAAATACTTGCCGGATAAAAAATACGATAAAATAAAGGAAATGGGCGATGAGCTGAAGCAAAAATCAGAAGCAATGCTTACGGCAAAACTTTCTAAGAGACTTGAAGGAAAAACAGAAGCTTATAAAGAAGCTGTGGAAAAATTAATTGTCTCGGTTGATATGCTTA
The DNA window shown above is from Ignavibacteria bacterium and carries:
- a CDS encoding RNA-binding protein; its protein translation is MSKKLFVGSLPFAVSNEELQKLFEAYGEVTSAVVIKDKQTRRSKGYGFVEMASDEAATAAMEALNKSELKGRNIVVNEAKSTNDGKSMKK
- the clpB gene encoding ATP-dependent chaperone ClpB, yielding MTFNLNKLTIKSQEAVAAAQEIAQNYTNQQIEPIHLLAALIQSLDGVVLPLIHKLGANVNNLKIKINEEIERLPKVAGSGVGNQFISQDLAKLFDTALKEANSLKDEFVSTEHILIALSLDSGTTGKLLRTQGITKENILKILKDIRGTQSVRSQNPEDTYQALQKYGRNLNELAMKNKLDPVIGREDEIRRVLQVLSRRTKNNPVLIGEPGVGKTAIAEGLAHRIILGDVPENLKTKQIVALDMGSLVAGTQFRGQFEDRMKAVLKEVQESNGEVILFIDELHTLVGAGAAQGSVDAANILKPALARGDLHCIGATTLDEYRKYIEKDAALERRFQPVLVDEPNIEDTISILRGLKERYEVHHGVQITDATIVAAAQLSHRYISDRFLPDKAIDLVDEAASKLRIEIDSMPEELDDIERRIKQLEIEKVALQRELGDSNQATENPTEMRLIELEKELENERESLSSLRVHWQNEKDLIKSIRQMKKEIETLKQDAERFEREGELGKVAEIRYGKLNTLKNDLAKKIAELESVQKNKKMLKEQVDAEDVAEIVAKWTGIPVSRMLESERSKLLNLEERLHQRVIGQDDAVSAVSNAIRRSRAGLQDQNRPIGSFIFIGTTGVGKTELARALAEFLFNDDHAMVRIDMSEYMEKFSVSRLIGAPPGYVGFEEGGQLTEAVRRKPYSVVLLDEIEKAHPEVSNVLLQVLDEGRLTDNKGRTVNFRNTIIIMTSNIGSHLIQERLSELNDENRDYILGDLRIELQNLLRQSIRPEFLNRIDEIILFKPLTHSEINQIVDLQILQVIKMLEEKEITIELSNEAKDWLTKVGYDVVYGARPLKRAIQKYLINPLSEEILRGSIKNGDKVEVELGEQGRLKFISK